Proteins encoded by one window of Vibrio rumoiensis:
- a CDS encoding ammonium transporter, with protein MEMTEIKYALDTFFLLISGALVMWMAAGFAMLEAGLVRSKNTTEILTKNFVLFGIACTMFLLVGYNIMYVGNAEGGVFPSFGGLIGTQADDASHSLASDFFFQVVFVATAMSVVSGAVAERMKLSTFLIFSVVLTGFIYPIEGYWTWGGGFLSAAGFSDFAGSGIVHLAGAAAALAGVVLLGARKGKYGKNGEVHPIQGSNMPLATLGTFILWFGWFGFNGGSQLALSSAADATAIGQVYLNTNAAAAAGAVAALITVKLIWGKADLTMILNGALAGLVAITADPASPSPIMSLVIGAIAGVLVIFSILFFDKVKIDDPVGAISVHGVCGVFGLLMVPMSNADASFGAQIYGAVVIFAWVFVASLVVWGILKATMGIRVTEEEEMDGVDMHDCGVAAYPEFTSTK; from the coding sequence ATGGAAATGACAGAAATTAAATACGCGTTAGATACCTTTTTCTTACTGATATCTGGTGCACTAGTTATGTGGATGGCTGCGGGTTTTGCTATGTTAGAAGCGGGTTTAGTTCGCTCAAAAAATACCACAGAAATCTTAACCAAAAACTTCGTACTGTTCGGTATTGCTTGCACCATGTTCTTATTGGTCGGTTATAACATTATGTACGTAGGCAATGCCGAAGGTGGTGTATTCCCATCATTTGGTGGCTTAATTGGCACGCAAGCGGATGATGCATCACACTCTTTAGCGTCAGACTTCTTCTTCCAAGTTGTGTTTGTTGCAACGGCAATGTCGGTAGTTTCAGGTGCGGTTGCAGAGCGTATGAAGCTGTCTACTTTCTTGATCTTTAGCGTTGTGCTTACTGGCTTTATTTATCCAATTGAAGGTTACTGGACATGGGGCGGTGGTTTCTTATCAGCGGCTGGTTTCAGTGATTTTGCGGGCTCTGGTATTGTTCACTTAGCGGGTGCAGCAGCTGCGTTAGCCGGTGTCGTATTACTTGGTGCTCGTAAAGGTAAATATGGTAAAAATGGCGAAGTACATCCAATTCAAGGTTCAAACATGCCATTAGCAACGTTAGGTACCTTTATCCTTTGGTTTGGTTGGTTTGGTTTTAATGGTGGTTCTCAATTAGCATTATCTTCAGCAGCAGATGCAACAGCTATTGGCCAAGTATACTTAAACACTAACGCTGCAGCTGCAGCGGGTGCTGTCGCAGCTCTCATTACTGTGAAACTGATTTGGGGTAAAGCGGATCTCACTATGATCCTCAATGGTGCATTAGCCGGTTTAGTCGCGATTACTGCGGACCCAGCATCACCATCACCGATTATGTCGTTAGTGATTGGTGCCATTGCAGGTGTGTTGGTTATCTTTAGCATTTTATTCTTTGATAAGGTGAAGATTGATGATCCAGTTGGTGCCATTTCAGTACACGGTGTATGTGGTGTATTTGGCTTGTTGATGGTACCTATGAGTAACGCAGATGCGAGCTTTGGTGCACAAATCTACGGTGCTGTGGTTATCTTTGCTTGGGTATTCGTTGCAAGCCTTGTGGTATGGGGAATCTTAAAAGCAACGATGGGTATCCGTGTGACCGAAGAAGAAGAAATGGATGGTGTTGATATGCACGATTGTGGTGTTGCGGCTTATCCTGAATTTACCTCAACGAAATAA
- the glnK gene encoding P-II family nitrogen regulator, whose translation MKLISAIIKPFKLDDVREALADVGIEGMTVSEVKGFGRQKGHTELYRGAEYQVDFLPKVKVEIATQSDNVDRVIEAIMKAAQTGKIGDGKIFVFDLQQAVRIRTGEMDDEAL comes from the coding sequence ATGAAATTAATTAGTGCAATAATCAAACCGTTTAAATTAGATGATGTCCGCGAAGCGCTAGCTGATGTGGGTATTGAAGGTATGACGGTATCGGAAGTAAAAGGTTTTGGACGTCAAAAAGGTCACACGGAGTTGTATCGTGGCGCTGAATACCAAGTTGATTTCCTACCTAAAGTGAAAGTGGAAATTGCCACGCAAAGTGACAATGTGGATCGTGTGATTGAAGCAATTATGAAAGCGGCGCAAACCGGAAAAATCGGTGATGGCAAAATTTTTGTATTTGACCTTCAACAAGCGGTTCGTATCCGTACTGGCGAAATGGACGATGAAGCACTTTAA
- a CDS encoding YacL family protein produces the protein MDFEFKKNTLDGSYRVVFSSGHEAIGHWLIEEVGSDIAKLDHVLLQVGAQRNINQEWRLLGQDWSLFLEQNEVHISSNLLLSLEDEQFDDDLSAYDEESESWCGIEDFEQVLHSWRAFIR, from the coding sequence ATGGACTTTGAATTTAAGAAAAACACATTAGACGGCAGTTACCGTGTGGTGTTCTCCTCTGGACATGAAGCCATTGGTCATTGGTTGATTGAAGAAGTTGGCAGCGATATTGCCAAGTTAGATCATGTCTTGCTACAAGTTGGTGCACAAAGAAATATTAACCAAGAATGGCGGTTGTTAGGGCAAGATTGGAGCTTATTTTTGGAACAAAATGAGGTTCACATTTCATCTAACCTTTTGTTAAGTTTAGAAGATGAACAGTTTGATGATGATCTTTCTGCTTATGATGAAGAAAGTGAATCTTGGTGCGGCATTGAAGATTTTGAACAAGTTTTGCATTCTTGGCGTGCATTTATTCGTTAG
- the acnB gene encoding bifunctional aconitate hydratase 2/2-methylisocitrate dehydratase: MLEAYRKHVEERAAEGIVPKPLDAEQVAALVELLKNPPQGEEEFILDLFVNRIPPGVDEAAYVKAGFLTAVAKGEAESPLISREKAAELLGTMQGGYNIEPLVSFLDDELLAPIAVTALKQTLLMFDAFHDVEEKAKAGNEYAKEVMQSWADAEWFLNKPKLEDKVTLTVFKVTGETNTDDLSPAPDAWSRPDIPLHALAMLKNEREGINPDEPGNIGPIKQIQELEEKGHPLVYVGDVVGTGSSRKSATNSVLWFMGHDIPYVPNKRAGGFCLGGKIAPIFFNTMEDAGALPIELDVSKMNMGDVIDIYPHEGKVCKHGTDEVISTFKLKTDVLYDEVRAGGRIPLIIGRGLTDRARTSLGLEPSDVFRRPVPVADSDKGFTLAQKMVGKACGVEGVRPGTYCEPKMTTVGSQDTTGPMTRDELKDLACLGFSTDLVMQSFCHTSAYPKPVDVNTHHTLPDFIMNRGGVSLRPGDGIIHSWLNRMLLPDTVGTGGDSHTRFPLGISFPAGSGLVAFAAATGVMPLDMPESVLVRFKGEMKPGITLRDLVHAIPYYGIQQGLLTVEKAGKINEFSGRVLEIEGLEHLTVEQAFELSDASAERSAAGCTVKLSEESIAEYLNSNIVMLKWMISEGYGDVRTIERRIKAMEEWLAKPELMRADKDAEYAHVVEIDLAEIDQPILCAPNDPDDARLLSDVQGTEIDEVFIGSCMTNIGHFRAAGKLLEKHKGELDTRLWVAPPTKMDKDQLTEEGYYGIFGRAGVRIETPGCSLCMGNQARVAEKSTVMSTSTRNFPNRLGNGANVFLASAELSAVGAILGRIPTKEEYLSYAEQINATAADTYRYLNFHKMKHYTDKADTVIFQGPA; the protein is encoded by the coding sequence GTGCTTGAAGCCTACCGTAAACACGTCGAAGAGCGTGCCGCTGAAGGAATTGTCCCAAAACCTTTAGACGCAGAGCAGGTCGCTGCTTTGGTAGAACTACTGAAAAATCCACCTCAAGGTGAAGAAGAGTTTATTCTTGACCTGTTTGTTAATCGTATCCCACCTGGTGTTGATGAAGCGGCTTATGTTAAAGCTGGTTTTTTGACTGCTGTCGCGAAAGGCGAAGCTGAATCTCCATTAATTTCTCGCGAAAAAGCCGCTGAACTACTAGGCACAATGCAAGGTGGTTATAACATCGAGCCGCTAGTGAGCTTTTTAGATGATGAGCTACTTGCGCCGATTGCAGTAACAGCCCTTAAGCAAACATTATTGATGTTCGATGCTTTCCATGATGTGGAAGAAAAAGCGAAAGCAGGTAATGAATACGCTAAGGAAGTGATGCAGTCATGGGCGGATGCTGAATGGTTCCTGAATAAACCTAAACTTGAAGATAAAGTAACATTAACCGTCTTTAAGGTAACGGGTGAAACCAATACTGATGACCTGTCTCCAGCACCGGATGCATGGTCTCGTCCTGATATTCCACTTCATGCATTAGCGATGCTAAAAAATGAGCGTGAAGGTATTAACCCTGACGAACCGGGTAATATTGGTCCAATTAAACAAATTCAAGAATTAGAAGAAAAAGGTCACCCATTAGTTTACGTTGGTGATGTTGTGGGTACCGGTTCTTCTCGTAAATCAGCCACTAACTCCGTGCTTTGGTTTATGGGGCATGATATCCCATACGTACCGAATAAACGTGCTGGTGGTTTCTGCCTAGGCGGTAAAATTGCGCCAATCTTCTTTAACACTATGGAAGATGCGGGTGCACTGCCTATCGAACTTGATGTTTCTAAAATGAACATGGGTGATGTGATTGATATTTATCCTCACGAAGGAAAAGTATGTAAGCATGGCACCGATGAAGTCATTTCAACCTTTAAACTGAAAACCGACGTACTTTACGATGAAGTTCGAGCTGGTGGTCGTATTCCATTGATCATCGGTCGTGGTCTAACGGATCGCGCACGTACTTCTTTAGGCCTTGAGCCTTCAGATGTATTCCGTCGTCCAGTACCAGTAGCGGATTCTGATAAAGGCTTTACTCTGGCGCAGAAAATGGTGGGTAAAGCATGCGGTGTTGAAGGCGTTCGTCCTGGTACATACTGTGAGCCAAAAATGACCACAGTAGGCTCGCAAGATACCACTGGCCCAATGACTCGTGATGAGTTGAAAGATCTGGCTTGTCTAGGTTTCTCAACCGATCTTGTGATGCAGTCTTTCTGTCATACGTCTGCTTATCCAAAACCGGTTGATGTGAATACTCACCACACACTACCTGATTTTATTATGAACCGTGGTGGGGTATCACTTCGCCCAGGTGACGGTATCATTCACTCATGGTTAAACCGTATGCTACTACCTGATACGGTTGGTACTGGTGGTGATTCACATACACGTTTCCCACTTGGTATTTCATTCCCTGCAGGTTCTGGCTTGGTGGCGTTTGCTGCGGCAACGGGCGTGATGCCATTGGATATGCCTGAGTCAGTATTGGTGCGCTTTAAAGGCGAAATGAAGCCAGGTATTACCTTACGTGATTTAGTACATGCGATTCCTTACTACGGCATTCAACAAGGTTTACTGACGGTTGAAAAAGCCGGTAAGATCAATGAATTTTCTGGTCGCGTACTCGAGATTGAAGGTCTTGAGCACTTAACGGTTGAACAAGCATTTGAACTTTCTGATGCGTCAGCTGAACGTTCGGCTGCCGGTTGTACCGTTAAGTTGTCAGAAGAATCGATTGCTGAATACTTAAATTCAAATATCGTGATGCTGAAGTGGATGATCTCTGAAGGTTACGGTGATGTTCGTACGATTGAGCGCCGTATCAAAGCAATGGAAGAGTGGTTAGCGAAGCCTGAGTTAATGCGCGCTGATAAAGACGCTGAATATGCTCATGTGGTTGAAATTGATCTGGCTGAGATTGACCAACCTATTCTTTGTGCGCCAAACGATCCGGATGATGCCCGTTTACTTTCTGATGTACAAGGCACTGAAATTGATGAAGTATTCATTGGTTCTTGTATGACGAATATCGGTCACTTCCGTGCCGCCGGTAAGTTGCTGGAAAAACACAAAGGTGAACTTGATACTCGCCTATGGGTTGCGCCACCAACTAAGATGGATAAAGATCAGCTAACGGAAGAAGGTTACTACGGTATCTTTGGCCGTGCTGGGGTACGTATTGAAACGCCAGGGTGTTCATTATGTATGGGGAACCAAGCGCGAGTTGCCGAGAAATCAACGGTGATGTCGACTTCCACTCGTAACTTCCCGAACCGCTTGGGTAATGGTGCAAATGTATTCTTAGCGTCTGCTGAGTTATCCGCAGTCGGTGCAATTCTTGGTCGTATTCCGACTAAAGAAGAGTATTTAAGCTATGCTGAGCAAATTAATGCCACAGCAGCCGATACATACCGCTATCTGAACTTCCATAAGATGAAGCACTACACAGATAAAGCCGATACCGTGATTTTCCAAGGGCCAGCATAA
- a CDS encoding patatin-like phospholipase family protein, producing the protein MGLATLPLACLSASAQEVMLDGSTRPTIAVVLAGGGAKGAAHIGVLQALEEMHIPVDIVTGTSMGSYVGGLYALGLSAQEIQDTIKSIDWNTGYNDRVNRSERRVRDKEYDDRYQLHTDLGLRWLEVKVPKGVVQGQNMLQILRQSTGNLPAFKSFDDLPVHYRAVATDIVNLEPVVLKDGEIVDAMMASMSVPGALPPYPYKGMLLVDGGVTNNMPVDLARSMGADIIIAVDISTDYKTEEQLSTFLSVGDQLSNYLVRRSTQDQTLLLTPNDVLLKPAVGKMSTTDFSQMPEAYGLGYEAAEAQKSLLSQLSISADNYSAYQAQKLAKRRMVKSGAELEIKQIHIQNKSHYNEKLLLNRLDIKSSEEYTSEEIEQKVRDLYALDRFERVSYDYQDNGDGTTDLNIQVNEKEWGPNYLDFRFFMEDNFKNSSKYSIGLTSNFTDLGDTGAELRSNLEIGTDKLFGLELYVPLSYDQNYFLSVSGIYSDEKSSFFVPEGFGSSTGSEDSAVHLSDTDNAFPIDYVKLVGDLAVGYQPTLWQELRFGIRYTDGNTSLTGLPLLGETNYTRQGIYARYRLDTLDDFSFPTQGYYADAEYLYSFDQYDDAEDDQVTEVTTTLMVAKSYQKHSLVGRFDYGVVDSDNSTLPIDPKELGGFLNLSGIPRDSLLGRNKAYTSLVYRYKWFDNDFGLFKSPVYLGGSLEYGGVWNDADKKWDTDSMYLAGSVFTGVDSPIGPIILSYGQTEEGYQSVYLIVGSTF; encoded by the coding sequence CTGGGGTTAGCGACGCTCCCACTCGCGTGTTTATCTGCTAGTGCTCAAGAAGTGATGCTTGATGGTTCTACTCGTCCTACGATTGCAGTCGTGCTTGCTGGTGGTGGTGCAAAAGGTGCCGCGCATATTGGTGTGTTGCAAGCGTTAGAAGAAATGCATATTCCGGTTGATATTGTGACGGGAACCAGCATGGGATCTTACGTTGGTGGTTTGTACGCTCTCGGTCTGAGCGCCCAAGAAATACAAGACACAATAAAGAGCATTGATTGGAACACGGGTTATAACGACCGAGTCAATCGTAGTGAACGTCGTGTTCGAGACAAAGAATATGACGACCGCTATCAATTACATACCGATCTTGGATTGCGCTGGCTTGAAGTCAAAGTCCCTAAAGGGGTGGTTCAAGGGCAGAATATGCTGCAAATCTTGCGCCAAAGTACTGGCAATTTACCTGCCTTCAAATCCTTTGATGATCTCCCGGTACATTATCGAGCGGTTGCTACTGATATTGTTAATCTTGAGCCTGTCGTTCTTAAAGATGGTGAGATTGTTGATGCCATGATGGCGAGCATGTCTGTACCAGGAGCACTTCCTCCTTACCCATACAAAGGAATGTTGTTGGTTGATGGTGGCGTTACTAATAATATGCCAGTTGACCTTGCTCGCTCCATGGGCGCAGATATTATTATTGCGGTCGATATCAGTACCGATTATAAAACCGAAGAGCAATTAAGTACGTTTTTGAGTGTGGGTGACCAGCTATCTAACTACTTAGTTCGTCGTAGCACTCAAGATCAAACTCTACTATTAACCCCTAATGATGTATTGCTCAAACCTGCGGTTGGTAAGATGAGCACCACCGACTTTTCACAAATGCCAGAAGCTTATGGACTTGGTTATGAAGCCGCTGAAGCACAAAAAAGTTTATTAAGTCAGCTCTCTATCAGTGCTGATAACTATTCTGCTTACCAAGCTCAAAAGCTCGCGAAACGTAGAATGGTGAAAAGTGGCGCCGAACTTGAAATTAAGCAAATCCATATTCAGAACAAAAGTCATTACAATGAGAAGCTTTTGCTTAACCGTTTAGATATTAAAAGTAGTGAGGAATATACCAGTGAAGAAATCGAGCAAAAGGTTCGTGATCTTTATGCGTTAGATCGTTTTGAGCGAGTTTCCTACGATTATCAAGATAATGGTGACGGTACCACTGACTTAAATATTCAAGTGAATGAAAAAGAATGGGGGCCAAATTACCTCGATTTTCGTTTCTTTATGGAGGACAACTTCAAAAACTCGAGCAAGTATTCTATTGGCTTAACCAGTAATTTTACCGACTTAGGGGATACCGGTGCAGAGTTGCGTTCTAACCTTGAAATCGGGACCGATAAATTATTTGGGCTTGAGTTATATGTCCCCTTGTCTTATGACCAAAATTACTTTTTATCCGTCTCCGGAATCTACAGTGATGAAAAGTCGAGTTTCTTTGTTCCTGAAGGGTTTGGGAGTTCGACAGGGAGCGAAGATAGTGCCGTACATTTATCGGATACCGATAACGCATTTCCCATTGATTACGTGAAATTAGTCGGTGACTTAGCGGTAGGGTATCAGCCAACGTTATGGCAAGAGTTGCGTTTTGGGATACGTTATACCGATGGCAATACCAGTTTAACGGGTTTACCGTTATTGGGTGAGACCAACTACACTCGCCAAGGCATTTACGCACGCTACCGGTTAGATACTCTGGATGATTTTAGTTTTCCTACGCAAGGTTACTACGCTGATGCGGAATACCTGTATTCGTTTGATCAGTATGATGATGCAGAAGATGATCAAGTGACTGAAGTCACCACAACCTTAATGGTGGCCAAAAGTTACCAAAAACACTCATTAGTTGGGCGTTTTGATTATGGCGTGGTTGATAGTGATAATTCCACTTTACCGATCGATCCTAAAGAGCTCGGTGGTTTTTTGAATTTATCGGGCATTCCTCGAGATAGCTTATTGGGACGAAATAAAGCCTATACCAGTTTAGTGTATCGTTATAAATGGTTTGATAATGACTTTGGCTTGTTTAAGTCACCCGTTTATCTCGGTGGTTCGCTCGAATATGGCGGTGTGTGGAATGATGCTGATAAAAAATGGGATACCGACTCAATGTATCTTGCCGGCTCGGTTTTCACCGGGGTTGATTCTCCAATCGGGCCAATTATTTTGTCTTATGGTCAGACTGAAGAAGGCTATCAATCGGTTTATTTAATCGTGGGTTCAACTTTCTAG
- the mrcB gene encoding penicillin-binding protein 1B produces the protein MNTPKKTTTTRRKSTAKSTTKSPRKAGPARGRKTPPKKKSLLQKLWSIGWKLGLVFFALMVAAGFYLNGVVTQRFSGQLFELPTVVYARVMNLEPGSNQTITKVRQELDVLNYRKVSSPMREGEYSASSTKIELFRRPFTFENGPEPARHVMLYFDNSGLKRIQSLDSKADLGFLRIEPKMLGMLEAQKQETRLFLKREQFPEAMVEALLSTEDRDFYQHGGVSPLAIARAFVVNLRAGRAVQGGSTLTQQLAKNLFLSSEKTLWRKFKEAYIAVILDYRFSKDRILEAYLNEVYLGQNGGEAIHGFALASRYYFGQPLQELRIDQLAMLVGMVKGPSYYNPIRHPERTKERRDLVLELMMTQNILTASQYSQAVSRELDLQENPHLGKRQPAYFEQLQRELKDKVGDKFKADTGLRLFTTLDPVSQTYLEQAVNKTLPQLEQRSGKGLQTAVVAVDRQTGEIRAMIGGRDSGFDGFNRALSASRQIGSLAKPSVYLTALAQPEKYNLGTTIDDKPITLTNKQGKKWSPKNYDRKFRGEVPLYQAMAHSLNVPTVNLGMKLGIPAVIDTLTKLGVDKQEIRPVPSMFLGAYSLTPYQVSQMFQTITNSGKRAPLTALRTVMDVDGNVLYESIPRASQQVPQQAAWLTTYIMKKVVSEGTSRSLQGQYGWAMLAAKTGTSNDSRDSWFVGVDGREVVTIWTGRDDNKPTKLTGASGSLRTYANYLAQRAPERLTLPWPSKIVTTHFEQTQAGGYQPDCGGDIELPQWDINGDLKDQCKNNPSRWLKSLFDF, from the coding sequence TTGAACACACCAAAGAAGACAACGACGACTCGTCGTAAATCAACAGCAAAATCAACCACTAAGTCGCCTCGTAAAGCCGGACCTGCGAGAGGCCGTAAAACACCACCCAAGAAGAAATCATTACTGCAAAAATTGTGGAGTATTGGTTGGAAACTCGGGTTGGTCTTTTTTGCATTGATGGTCGCAGCGGGGTTTTATCTTAATGGTGTGGTGACCCAACGTTTTTCAGGCCAGCTATTTGAATTGCCAACCGTGGTGTATGCCAGAGTGATGAACCTGGAGCCTGGAAGCAATCAAACCATTACCAAGGTACGTCAGGAGCTCGATGTCCTAAATTATCGGAAAGTATCTAGTCCGATGCGTGAAGGAGAATACTCAGCCTCTTCAACAAAAATTGAGCTTTTCCGTCGTCCATTTACTTTTGAAAACGGTCCAGAGCCGGCGCGCCATGTGATGTTATATTTTGATAACAGTGGTTTGAAGCGTATTCAATCGTTGGACTCGAAAGCCGACCTTGGTTTTTTACGCATTGAGCCAAAAATGTTGGGAATGCTGGAAGCGCAAAAGCAAGAAACTCGTTTATTCTTAAAGCGTGAGCAATTCCCAGAAGCGATGGTTGAGGCGTTACTGTCGACCGAAGACCGTGATTTTTATCAACATGGTGGCGTGTCACCGCTGGCGATTGCTCGTGCTTTTGTCGTCAATTTACGCGCAGGCCGTGCGGTACAAGGCGGCAGTACCTTAACTCAGCAATTGGCGAAAAATTTATTCTTAAGCAGTGAAAAAACCTTATGGCGTAAGTTTAAAGAAGCCTATATCGCCGTGATCTTAGATTACCGATTTAGTAAAGATCGAATTTTAGAAGCCTACTTAAATGAGGTGTATTTAGGACAAAATGGTGGTGAAGCGATCCACGGTTTTGCTTTGGCGTCTCGATATTATTTTGGCCAACCATTGCAAGAGTTGCGTATTGATCAATTAGCCATGTTGGTGGGTATGGTCAAGGGGCCATCCTATTACAATCCAATTCGTCACCCTGAGCGAACCAAAGAACGTCGTGATTTAGTACTAGAGCTCATGATGACGCAAAATATCTTAACGGCTTCACAATATAGCCAAGCGGTGAGTCGAGAGCTGGATCTGCAGGAGAATCCTCATTTAGGTAAGCGTCAGCCGGCTTATTTTGAACAATTGCAGCGTGAACTCAAAGATAAAGTCGGTGATAAGTTTAAAGCCGATACAGGGCTACGTTTGTTTACGACACTCGATCCAGTCTCGCAAACGTATCTTGAGCAAGCGGTGAATAAAACACTTCCTCAACTCGAGCAACGTTCGGGGAAAGGTTTGCAAACGGCAGTGGTTGCGGTAGACCGTCAAACGGGTGAAATTCGCGCTATGATCGGTGGTCGAGACAGTGGCTTTGATGGGTTTAACCGTGCACTAAGCGCGAGTCGTCAGATTGGATCGTTAGCCAAACCTTCGGTGTACTTAACGGCGTTAGCACAACCAGAAAAGTACAATCTAGGTACTACCATTGATGATAAGCCGATTACGTTAACCAATAAGCAAGGTAAGAAATGGTCGCCAAAAAATTATGATCGTAAATTCCGTGGCGAAGTCCCTTTGTATCAAGCAATGGCGCACTCGTTAAACGTGCCAACGGTTAATCTTGGTATGAAGCTTGGTATTCCCGCGGTCATCGATACCTTGACTAAATTAGGGGTCGATAAACAAGAAATCCGTCCGGTTCCATCGATGTTTTTAGGGGCTTATTCGTTAACGCCGTATCAAGTGTCACAAATGTTCCAGACCATCACTAATTCAGGTAAAAGAGCACCGTTAACGGCATTAAGAACCGTGATGGATGTGGATGGTAATGTGTTATATGAGAGTATTCCTCGAGCTTCACAACAAGTGCCCCAACAAGCGGCGTGGTTAACGACTTATATTATGAAAAAGGTTGTCAGCGAAGGAACAAGCCGCTCATTGCAAGGGCAATACGGTTGGGCAATGTTAGCCGCGAAAACCGGTACCAGTAATGATAGTCGCGACAGTTGGTTTGTGGGGGTCGATGGCCGAGAAGTAGTCACTATTTGGACGGGGCGTGATGACAACAAACCAACCAAATTAACGGGGGCAAGTGGTTCACTGAGAACGTATGCAAATTACCTTGCTCAGCGAGCACCGGAACGTTTAACCTTGCCGTGGCCGAGCAAGATTGTGACAACTCATTTTGAGCAAACCCAAGCCGGTGGTTATCAGCCTGATTGTGGTGGGGATATTGAATTGCCGCAATGGGACATTAATGGTGATTTAAAAGATCAATGTAAAAACAACCCTTCTCGCTGGTTAAAATCGCTCTTTGATTTTTAA